From Excalfactoria chinensis isolate bCotChi1 chromosome 4, bCotChi1.hap2, whole genome shotgun sequence, one genomic window encodes:
- the AMER1 gene encoding APC membrane recruitment protein 1 → METGCTEEAARTWSQSAACRQCKGVEQQPEENTEHLSQQGDASAMAAEQQQPQAPSGKLKKTAFKLFGGKRSICTLPSFFSSRNKGQGKGASKKGLSKSKTHDGISGTAYDEGSGVQLESPSDGSRDSHPCLLPSSQSVHVAIDTSVKFDFGRQDGSPPGSIEGYEKKPNGDKSSFPRPKKGLKGLLNSIRRHRKSKVAECEKTELSEWPGDSEETSKAQGVKVETPGAVEERGPGSVPLAAACPGSSADNCLVHTAADSGEAAEPDWLHADKGSCEDGVVAVPGGKDDLDAKSEVDAVVYTESNYCHLPVALHPDLADNDPPSLHSGDQLSLLFGDVTSLKSFDSLTGCGDIIAEPDILSIAESTISVERSRDTAKRSPCLVTYQGGGEEMAMSEEEYLQQIWDSTAEEGRSYEAPLPPAVSSPELQAVSSKLETRGLREGEVHPYASGAMDGVELLTPQSDQQESAPNSDEGYYDSTTPGPEDESGDGLCEIKKDRLPRDSYSGDALYEFYEPDDTLMSPSHGEQSLFESKVSHPEIFSYFLDFCLPAEKGLIQMMDQKRGVMETEEERLAAIQKELLFWELQREPALKRLDVPSKEKCPREKQHVECKTKAANLIGKNQSCLGSEQIASQALNRSVNGGVLVARAENPEWNDFPGPLCPENCYNSQKAQGSCLIQLMKNNPGFDSDPDCALFGGSLHGSAASAKPGMFPSHRPLEHEGCSQTEHYSGVEAAGREPQADRECEPEHAMSFSQALVEFTSSGTLFSSLSESLGSSDSGSSFTQNLPVLPTMVTFDIVDVEQEGEGECEQHLEMNADEDMAASFEAFDESYVQKESFAECDERMFLGYPQASFQSCNWGVASLPRHLRLHGLSPAMPAPLSLNRRSRSLDTESLEFELADLQVSKNGLKPCQLWSKWDKKYSDGARRSRSKEEAELSAPEGGEANGVLSWPGLQHLQYDADPPRMLAPGGIKHWGFASAAGMQSSWEPSEQSDADPPFLPLSRSGARETLERQPQDLEPNRLLVRPSNLPLQPDPRLPQEASGSRRYHGEAPAKKLARVLPLGEPELPQSISFAQSPEKPAKCKPVGVTQGMPQFHDSNDTETLKSFAERYGNAGKELLKARAAPGNALPGTCLSTAVNCYPPLSNTTHDAKCGSSPSAQPHCC, encoded by the exons ATGgaaacaggctgcacagaggagGCTGCCAGGACCTGGTCGCagtctgcagcatgcaggcagtGCAAGGGCGTtgagcagcagccagaggaGAACACTGAGCACCTGTCCCAGCAGGGCGATGCCTCAGccatggctgcagagcagcagcagccccaggcacccTCCggcaaactgaagaaaactgctttcaaGCTGTTCGGAGGGAAAAGGAGTATATGTACACTGCCGAgtttcttcagcagcagaaacaaaggcCAGGGGAAAGGAGCTTCTAAAAAGGGGCTTAGTAAAAGTAAGACCCACGATGGGATCAGCGGCACTGCATATGATGAGGGCAGTGGGGTGCAGTTGGAAAGCCCTTCCGATGGAAGCAGGGATTCTCATCCTTGCCTGCTGCCAAGCTCTCAAAGCGTTCACGTGGCCATAGACACCAGCGTCAAGTTTGATTTTGGCAGGCAGGATGGCTCTCCGCCAGGGAGTATCGAGGGCTATGAGAAGAAGCCCAATGGAGACAAGTCATCCTTCCCCAGACCAAAAAAAGGCCTCAAGGGGCTTCTGAACAGCATCCGGCGTCACCGTAAGAGCAAGGTTGCTGAGTGTGAGAAAACAGAGCTCTCCGAGTGGCCTGGGGATTCGGAGGAGACCAGCAAAGCTCAGGGCGTGAAAGTGGAAACCCCTGGAGCTGTGGAGGAAAGAGGACCTGGATCTGTcccacttgctgcagcctgcccagggagctcAGCGGATAACTGCTTggtgcacacagcagctgaCTCTGGGGAGGCTGCTGAGCCAGACTGGCTCCATGCTGATAAGGGCAGCTGTGAGGACGGTGTGGTGGCAGTGCCTGGGGGCAAGGATGATCTGGATGCAAAATCAGAAGTAGATGCTGTTGTCTACACGGAGTCCAACTACTGCCATCTCCCTGTGGCTCTTCATCCAGACTTAGCAGACAACGACCCTCCCTCATTGCATTCTGGAGACCAGCTGAGTCTCCTCTTTGGAGACGTCACATCCCTGAAGAGCTTTGATTCCCTCACAGGGTGTGGAGACATCATTGCTGAGCCTGACATCCTCAGCATTGCTGAGAGCACGATCTCTGTGGAGCGCAGCCGAGACACTGCTAAAAGGAGTCCATGCCTCGTCACCTaccagggaggtggggaggagatGGCCATGTCTGAGGAGGAGTACCTCCAGCAGATATgggacagcactgctgaagaGGGCAGGAGCTACGAAGCCCCACTGCCTCCAGCTGTGAGCAGTCCTGAACTGCAGGCAGTGAGTAGCAAGTTGGAGACGCGTGGTTTGCGTGAGGGGGAGGTCCACCCCTATGCTAGTGGGGCAATGGATGGGGTCGAGCTCCTGACACCACAGAGCGACCAGCAAGAGTCCGCGCCTAATAGCGATGAGGGATATTACGACTCCACCACACCAGGACCAGAGGATGAGTCTGGGGATGGACTTTGTGAGATCAAGAAGGACCGTCTTCCCAGAGACAGCTACAGCGGCGATGCACTTTATGAGTTTTACGAGCCCGATGACACACTAATGAGCCCCTCTCATGGGGAACAATCCCTGTTTGAGAGCAAAGTCTCTCACCCAGAGATCTTCAGCTACTTCTTGGACTTCTGCCTCCCTGCTGAGAAGGGCTTGATCCAGATGATGGATCAGAAGAGGGGAGttatggaaacagaagaagagcGGCTAGCTGCCATTCAGAAAGAGCTGCTGTTTTGGGAGCTGCAGAGGGAGCCAGCCTTGAAACGACTTGATGTTCCCAGCAAAGAGAAGTGTCCCAGGGAAAAGCAGCATGTTGAATGTAAAACTAAAGCGGCCAACTTGATTGGCAAAAATCAGAGTTGCCTTGGTAGTGAGCAGATTGCCTCTCAAGCTCTGAACAGAAGTGTGAATGGTGGGGTTTTGGTGGCTAGAGCTGAAAATCCAGAGTGGAATGATTTTCCTGGGCCTTTGTGTCCAGAGAACTGTTACAACAGCCAAAAAGCCCAAGGAAGTTGCCTTATTCAGCTCATGAAGAACAACCCAGGGTTTGATTCTGACCCAGACTGTGCATTGTTTGGGGGGTCCCTCCATGGCAGTGCAGCCTCAGCCAAACCGGGGATGTTCCCCAGCCACAGACCCCTGGAGCATGAGGGCTGCTCGCAGACCGAGCACTACAGTGGCGTGGAGGCTGCCGGCAGAGAGCCCCAGGCTGACCGTGAGTGTGAACCTGAGCACGCCATGAGCTTCTCACAAGCTCTGGTGGAGTTTACCAGCAGTGGGACCCTCTTCTCCAGCTTGTCGGAAAGCCTGGGCAGCTCTGACTCTGGCTCTTCCTTCACTCAGAATCTCCCCGTCCTCCCCACCATGGTCACGTTTGACATTGTCGATGTCGAGCAGGAAGGGGAAGGTGAATGTGAACAGCACCTTGAGATGAATGCTGATGAGGACATGGCTGCGTCCTTTGAGGCCTTTGATGAGAGCTACGTGCAGAAGGAGTCATTTGCTGAATGTGACGAGAGAATGTTCCTGGGGTACCCCCAGGCCTCCTTCCAGAGCTGCAACTGGGGGGTTGCCAGCCTGCCCCGGCACCTGCGTCTGCATGGGCTCAGCCCTGCCATGCCAGCACCACTCTCCCTTAACAGAAGAAGCAGGTCGCTCGACACGGAGAGCCTGGAGTTTGAACTTGCAGACTTGCAGGTTTCCAAGAACGGCCTTAAGCCTTGCCAGCTGTGGTCAAAATGGGACAAAAAGTACTCAGATGGAGCGAGAAGGAGCAGGAGCAAAGAGGAGGCAGAACTGTCAGCTCCTGAAGGTGGGGAGGCcaatggtgtgctgagctggcCAGGCTTGCAGCACCTCCAGTACGATGCTGATCCCCCCAGGATGCTGGCTCCTGGGGGTATCAAACATTGGGGGTTTGCTTcagctgctgggatgcagagcagctgggaacCGTCTGAACAGTCAGATGCAGACCCCCCCTTTTTGCCCCTTTCAAGGAGCGGTGCCAGAGAAACTCTGGAGAGGCAGCCCCAAGATCTGGAGCCAAACAGGCTCCTGGTCAGGCCATCCAACTTACCTCTGCAGCCTGACCCGAGGCTGCCCCAGGAGGCGTCTGGGTCACGCAGGTATCACGGAGAAGCCCCGGCCAAAAAGCTCGCACGTGTGCTCCCGCTGGGGGAACCGGAGCTGCCGCAGAGCATCAGCTTTGCCCAGTCCCCAGAGAAACCAGCCAAGTGCAAACCTGTTGGCGTCACCCAAGGAATGCCCCAGTTCCACGACAGCAATGACACTGAAACCTTAAAAAGCTTCGCGGAGCGCTACGGGAATGCCGGCAAGGAGCTGCTGAAAGCGAGAGCTGCGCCTGGGAACGCACTACCTGGCACCTGcctgagcactgcagtgaaT tgctatCCACCACTCTCGAACACAACACACGATGCAAAATGTGGTAGCAGCCCCAGTGCACAACCCCACTGCTGCTAG